The window CCGCGCACGGCGCCGCTCGGGGCAGACGGAGACCCTCCGCGCCCGCGGTAGGGTGACCCTCCCCTTTCCCTTGCCTTCCGCGCCCCGGAGCCCCCAGCATGGAGCGCCCTCTCAACCTCAGCTGCTTTGCCGATACGACGCCGGACACCGGCAACCGGAGCGGGAACTCCGCCGGTCTGGACGGGGACCGGGCGCACCTGTCTGTCTTCAGCGTGTTGGTCCTCACCCTGTTGGCCATGCTGGTGGTGGCCACGTTCCTCTGGAACGGGCTGGTCCTGGCCACCATCCTCCGGGTGCGCACTTTCCACCGGGTGCCCCACAACCTGGTGGCCTCCATGGCCATCTCCGACGTGATGGTGGCAGCCTTGGTCATGCCCCTCAGCTTGGTGCATGAGTTGTCGGGGCGGCGGTGGCGGCTGGGCCGGTTGCTCTGCCAGGTGTGGATCTCCTTCGATGTGCTGTGCTGCACCGCCAGCATCTGGAATGTCACGGCCATTGCCCTCGACCGCTACTGGTCCATTACCCGCCATCTGGAGTACACGCTCCGCACCCGGCGTCGCATCTCCAATATCATGATTGCCCTCACCTGGGCACTTTCTGCCTTCATCTCCTTGGCTCCACTGCTCTTTGGCTGGGGAGAGACTTACTCGGAGAACAATGAGGAGTGCCAGGTCAGCCAGGAGCCTTCCTACACCATCTTCTCCACCTTTGGCGCCTTCTACCTGCCCCTCTGTGTAGTACTTTTTGTGTACTGGAAGATCTACAAGGCCGCCAAGTTTCGAATTGGGTCTCGGAAGAACAACTCTATCACCCCCATTGCGCGAGAAGGCCTGGAGGTAAGTCAGCTTGGTTGCTTTTTGCTCTAGCCATGTACTGGTATCAGACAAGCCCTTGTGCTGGAGGGGGAAACTTAGTGCTAAAGCGTGCAAGTGAACAGCATCCCACCAAAGCCCTGTGAATCCTGGAGACTTTCAAGGGAAAGTTGCCTGCAAAATTGCAAGCCCAGTTTTCTGACTCTTTCCAAGTCCCCAGCAAGGTGTAGCTAAAGCAACTTCGGGCCAGATTGCGAGCCTGAGCTCCACGTGGGTGTGCAGTGACTCACAGCCGTCCCCCTGTGGAATGCTGAATCAGTGCTCAGGAGCGGCAGTGAGGGGTCAGCCTTCCTCCCATGGGGAGCAGTATGGGGGTGTCAGTGGTGGCATCCTGTCTCCACGGGGGATGATCCCCTGGcaagcagctgtggctgtggggAAGCTCTGAATTTACCTATGCATAAGACACATGTGCAGAACATCCATGTACATCCTTCCTAATACTGGCTTCATTGTGTCAGTTCATCCCAAGCACGGTGATTGCGCACTGCAAAGACTTcttggggagaaggaggaaatgtTCTTGCCTTTCCTCCCAAGGACTCTCAATGGGTTCAGAGAAAGCAAGGAGACTTGTGTATGGCATGTGGGTGTGTGCCTGTTCTACTGATCAGATTGTAAATGGGGAAATAATCTTATTGCAGTGCCATGTGAGCAATTCTATGTGCCCATACATCACTAGGCTCTTCAGTTCCTAGCCTCACCTAAAAATAGCCTCCTTTACCCAGAAGAAGGTCATACAGCCACTCTCCCCTCAATTAGAGCATGACGTAGATGGCTTGTGTTTCCCAGTGAGCTCTGGCCATCACCTGTATCGCTTGGCTGTGTACCTGCTGTGCGGGATCTGCTGACTGAAGCACATATGGTGCaacttgtgtttgtgtttggcAGGTAAAAGAAGCTGCCCAGCAGCCGCAGATGGTCTTCACTGTCCGTCATGCCACTGTTACGTTCCAGACGGATGGAGACACGTGgagagagcagaaggaaaagaaagctgccCTCATGGTGGGCATCCTTATTGGGGTCTTTGTGCTCTGCTGGATCCCGTTCTTCATCACGGAGCTCATCAACCCTCTCTGCTCGTGTGACATCCCACCCATTTGGAAGAGTATTTTTCTATGGCTAGGCTAttcaaattccttttttaatcCACTCATCTACACTGCTTTCAACAAAAACTACAACAATGCCTTCAGGAACCTATTCTTTAGACAGCACTGAGCAGCAAAAGCTTTCCTGCTGTCCCAGGAAGATCATTTAAACTCTCAATGAATCCTGTCCAATTCTTGAGGAAGATCAAAGCCACAGATACTGAGGTGATGCTATAGATGCATCCCCATGGGTCATACGTCCCAGCAACAGTCCTGGTTCCCACACAGCCTCTCCATCCCCCCCTCTAAGTCAGCTGCTATTTTAACTGCAAACAGCATGTAGAGTTTCTCTGGCCAGCAGCATGGCATTCTTCCTCCAGTGCCCTTTCCTAATGACATTCTGTTTGGTGACAGAACCGTGCAAAGGAGTCTGCTGGCAAGGAGTCGTATTTGAAACTCTGGTTTGGCTGCTGCCGGTCTCTCACAGCATTAACAACTTTATCCCATGTGCAAAGCTGGGACCCTTTAATGTCAGGAGATTTTGTGATTATCTATAAAAGTAGCTATTTCATGGGTTGGATGAAAAGACTGTCTTTCACTTTTAGAGATTGTTAAGTGTTCATTTGGGGGCAATAAAACCCTCAGTAATGGTTAAGAGCAGACTCTAAGTACAAAGCCTTTTCTCACATGCTATATCAACAGCGAATTGTGCTATTTGCTATTGGATTCTGTGTAgcaagttgggttttttttaattatttattgtgGAAGCTTAATGCATGGTGTACCCTGGAATGAGAGAGAATGCATGGGAAATCCACCTCTCATTCTCTGACTGCTATGTGTGAGCATCTGCCTCAGACCTTTAGTTTCAGAAATACCATCCATAAATGTTAATCTTTGTGTCTGTTGCTTCCCATTTTAAAccataaatgtattttgaacaGCTTTGGGGCAGGTTTCCTGTAATTGCAGGGGATGCAGGGATTGTATTTCCAGTTGCCTGTCAATGAGGAGCTGCGTTTTACTGTTTCTGAGTGCGATTCAGGTCTTCTTGAAACCAAAGGCTCCAGTCCTGTGTGGTCGTTATTGCTCTGTTGCCTCCCTGCCTTTCCATGTTGCCAACATAATTATAGTAGTTGCCATTTCACTCTTAGAATTAGAATTATGCACTCTATAGTGCACTGCTGGAAGACTGACAGGCCTTCagataaagaaaagcattagtTTTATCTgttgggtctatggggcagccactgAAATCAGACCAGAATTGAAATGGTGGAGAAAACATGAGACGGGAATCGGAATGACATGATTTCGTGTCAGATATCTTAAGAAGAagagataaaagagaaaaatgtcaatAAATCATGGGGAAAACTCCCTGGGGTGGGTAGGATTAGTTCCTATCCTTAGCAGATTGCGAGACATCAGATGTTAAAATCGTCAGCAGTCCTTTATACCAGTCAAAAGTCCTGGTAGAGTTGGTAATGAaagccctttttcttttcatatctcAGGACAGGTGAAAATGGAAGCGGATCTCAAGGTGCTGTCAAGTGTTGAGGCTCTTTCAGGAGCAGTTAGACAAACATTCATCAGGACTGACATAGATGTAGCTGATCCTGCCTTGtggcaagaggaaaaattgggTGGCCCTTGAGATCTTTTTCAACACTATTTGATAAAAGTCTGTTTGAAACATTGGGTAACATCCTGCCCTCAATGAAAGCAATGGACAAATTGTCAGTGATTTCAAATAAGTCAATTTTATTTAGCATGTCTTGCCTTGTCAAAGTATAGTTTTAATGTTAATTCAAGGAGAAGAAGGGTGGAATGGGAGCTATCTTCGAACTCCCCTGAAAGAGTCTCTGATCTGTGCTAACCATGGACCAGTTGGTAGAGATTTCtttgttacatattttaaaGCCTTATTAGTGCCATCTCTGACGTATCAAAAATTGTAATAAATTCTTgagcagctttatttttttactgggGATGTAAAGGTTTGCTTTCTGTGAACAGTCCATTGCCAATACAGAGTTGTTCTTTTCAGGAACTTACCAGTTGTCTTGTGTCAAGGGCTGTTTAGACAAAAAAGAGTTGGGAAAAAATGCTTCCTTGTTCAAGCCAGATCCTGAGCTAAGCTTGGTGGTGTCTGAAAGTAGGACACCACTTGTTAAGCCATCACAGCAACACTAATGCTAAAGCATGGATTAACTGTGAAGCTGGACTTTAGCTCACCATTTTCACTCATAGCATCATGGCTATACAACCCTGTGTCAGTCTCAGCTGTGTCCGTCCTCgtttttatttgctctttgtgAGTACTGCAGATTTTTTATCTTTGTTGTGTGGGATCCTCACATAGGCTGTGGAATCAGCTGCAAACTCAAATCAGTGTCCTGTGTAAGGGgacaaaaattaaactgaaattgGTGGGAAAGATCCCCACTtttgcagcagctcagtgcttgGATGGAGCTCTCTTTTGTTACACCCTGTGTTTCTTCATGCTATGCCTTAAACAGAGAAAGGGAGACAAgagacaattttaaaataacactggGAAATTCTAACGTGTCTGTAGTCATGGATGGTGTAATACATCATCCTTGTGTAAATTACATCCACTTTATTTGACAATCCATACCCCATACAATCCATATTGATCTTCTGCAAATAACAGCTTCCAGCTGGTCATAAATTTTGGGTGGGTTCGTTTGTTTTTCGATTTTGACACAATCAGCAGCTATTATATGGGCCAATTCCTACCTCTCTTACTTGAGACTTAAGACCATTGGCTTTTTTTCTAAACATCATTCCTTCAATGTAATATGACCATGCAGGGAAAATATTAGTATTCCAGATACTGTGCAAAAGAGTGGTACTGAAATATGCCATGATGGTCCAAGCACAGTGAAGGGGCACAAAGAAACCTTGACTTTTGATCCTGGCTCCGAGGCTTTTCACAAACCTCTCAGTATTCAAACACAGGTGCTAAGTGGGCTCCCAGAGACCCAAATCATGTTTGAAGATGTACACATCCCCAGCTTCAAAGGATGCATCTTGTACCTTCTTGTTCCCATTTATAAAACAGAATCAGTGGTGTGAAGAGATCTGCCTCACTGAGGCTTTGTGAGGCTTAATTAGTAAATGTTTATCATGTACCAGGAAGGTGGAACACTCTGGTTTGAATGCTGAGCAGCATTATAAATTGGACTTCGATTTAATTCCTCAGAAGAACATTATTGCCCATTATTATTGAGTTTCCTATGCAATTTAATGGCTATGTAATACTTCCAGAAAAGACTCAACTAACCTTCTTCCACttacaattaatttattttactctCAATTCCCTGACAGTTCAATGAACATCTGTATGGGAGCTCGATAGCTAGGGCAATCATGGCACATTCTGAATGCTGACTGCTGAATGTCTCCTTGCAGTGCTGAAAGCATATCGTCAAGGTTCAAGGAGCACCAGCTCTCCAGGCAGTCTGCTCCCgtgtttcctttattttttagggagaagaaaaggtcACAAAAGAATGCCCTTGGATTAGATGACAGGTTGGCAGACCACCTTCCGCTTCCCTCCACACCCTGTTGACCTTTCTTCTCAAAGCAGGACTCCAGGACAAGTACCGATCCTGCACAGACAGGGCCATCCCCTGTTGTTAATATTCCTTGACATTTCCTAAAAATCATTGCAGTTGGCTTTaacctggcagcagcagcaggaagtgGGAGTTTCCTGCAAGTAAAGTTGCAGGCAGTTAAAGACATTTCACCTGACAAAGGTAATTAATGACTGTTAGTTCCAATGGTTGCTGCGGTGAGCTACGACTGACAAAGTGTCAAAGTGAGTTTTGCAATGTAGTAATTTGAGCTGATTTGTTTGCGAGGGGCTTGTCGCCGTTTCACTCTTGGATCCCTCATTTTACCTGCATCGGTTCAGCAGCAAACTGGGACACAGGCATCATTAATGATCCATGTGGGAACAATGGGGTAAAACATGCATGGCAAAATCTGCATCCCCACTGCGATACATGCTGGCTGAACATCACCAAACTGCCAGTGTATTCATCGAATTGAAGAAGTGGCCAAAGAGATCTTTAAATCACCATTATTTTCAGTAACACTAAAGTGCTGAGgaagtagcagaaaactggaagagaGCTGAAGTTGTGCCAGTATTTTAAAAGGGTGGATTTGGAGAGCCAAGTACTCATAGGCTAATACTGCTACCGATTTACAGCTTGAAATTGATCCTTGGCAAAAATGTGGAACAGCTGATAAAGGACTCaatgaataaaaaattacaggaaataaatataagtaaaataaatcactttgaTGTCTTTCTTTGATTGCAGCACATGGTTCATTGCTGATGGTGATATAAAGTATTCACTCCTCACTAATGAATCTGACTTGACAACATTCAACAGTTCCatgaaaaaatgaggaaaaaaccaATATGAGGTTCAAACTGCCTAATATTTGCTAACGACTTATGGGCTGGAAGAGGTGTAAATACAGCACACAAAGTCTCCTGTACAGAGAAATAAGGATGCAAACTGGCTGGGGGTATTTTGTCCCAGTGTGAGGGAAAGGCATGCACCCAGGAGCAGTGAGATGGGACTCCTGttgcaggcagggaggcatGGCTGTGTCAGGGTGCCTCAGGAGTCAAACACAAGGGACTGTTCAGCATTCTGGGGGCAAACAGACTTATTTCTTACCTGTGCACAGGCTCTGTCCAGCAATGGATTTTATTCCAGTCACTGGAGGAGAAACTGCAATTTCAGTTTGTTGCCTTTTCACTGTTCCCCGCTCCCCACcactgccaggcaggcagcccCAGCATTTCAATTCTCTCAGCCATGTAATTTCCCATGCTGGCCAAGTCAAATACTTTCCCTAATCATCCTAAAAAGGAAGACAGATGGGCTCTTTCTCTGGGTCCCCCAGTGCATTGCTGTTGTTCTTCTGTATAACTAACAGTTTTAGTGGTGGGAACAACAGCTTCTGCAATGCCAAACCCCTGCTGCCAGCTCAGTGGATGAGAACCAAGCAGGGCTGGATACAGCTCTAGGGGTTGGTTGATGGAGCAGGCATTGCCCAACCACTGCTGTCTGGTAGCAACTAGgatgaggaaagagaaaacaggaggaTATGTGCTTGCCTCAGATTTTTGCTGGAGCTGTTCCTGACACACCAGTCCCTAATCCTGCTCCTAGCTGCCCTTCTGGCTTCTGGTGAGACCAAGCCTGGCCAGGCTGCCCCTGCCGTGGGTCTGGTCAcctctgcagaaatgcaaaaggGAGCGCCAGCTCCAGCCCTAATTGCAGGGAAAAAATTCCCAGCCCTGACTGCCTCTATGGGACAGGACACATTTCCTGCATGGCATAGGTATGCACCCTGCCCAGTTCAGTCCCCTTCCCACTGCTAGCTGCAGAAGGTGGAAATCTCTGCATCATTCAAAACTACCTGCTGCTGGCCAGGTGCCTAAGCTTGTTCAAGCATTAGCTTGAAACGTTGCCTTTTTTGTCAGTTCAGAGCTGCGACCTGAGGTCAGTGTTTCTTCCTTGTGCGTTTCCATCACTGAGTCACGGTGATGCAGAGGTTATGCACAGGTCCCACTGCCTTTGTCTGCTGGTACA of the Melopsittacus undulatus isolate bMelUnd1 chromosome 1, bMelUnd1.mat.Z, whole genome shotgun sequence genome contains:
- the HTR5A gene encoding 5-hydroxytryptamine receptor 5A — translated: MERPLNLSCFADTTPDTGNRSGNSAGLDGDRAHLSVFSVLVLTLLAMLVVATFLWNGLVLATILRVRTFHRVPHNLVASMAISDVMVAALVMPLSLVHELSGRRWRLGRLLCQVWISFDVLCCTASIWNVTAIALDRYWSITRHLEYTLRTRRRISNIMIALTWALSAFISLAPLLFGWGETYSENNEECQVSQEPSYTIFSTFGAFYLPLCVVLFVYWKIYKAAKFRIGSRKNNSITPIAREGLEVKEAAQQPQMVFTVRHATVTFQTDGDTWREQKEKKAALMVGILIGVFVLCWIPFFITELINPLCSCDIPPIWKSIFLWLGYSNSFFNPLIYTAFNKNYNNAFRNLFFRQH